The Pseudanabaena sp. ABRG5-3 genome includes the window ATCATGTACTGCGCCCGACCGTTGGTAATTATTTCCGCAATTCTGCACAGGCTTATACCGTGTTGGATTTTCTAATTGCCCGTAGCGATCGCCAAGCCGAAGCTGCCGATTTTATTCATACTGCCTTGCAATCCTATGATGTCCAAGCCGTTGACACCCTATTAGGTCAGATTGCACCACCTGAAACCCTCATGCAAACGCTGACCGATCGCAAAATTGCCGAAGAACAGCGTAAAACCTACGAAGTCCAGCGCATATCCCAAACTCAGCGTCAAGAACTAGTGCGGGAAACCTCCCTCGCCGATATTCAACGGGAAATCGTTACAGCAGAGCAGGGTGTCCGCATTGCTGAACTACAAGCTAATGCCAAGGTTAAAGAGGCAAGTGGTGAGGCGGAAGCAATCCGTGTAACAGGTGAAGCTAAAGCCGATGCCTATCGTGCTGGGGTCAATGCCCTTGGCGGTAATTCCTATGTAGCATTACAAATGATGCAAGCGATCGGTGAAGGTAAAGTCCGCGTCGTGCCAGATGTCGCGGTTAATGGTGGCGATCGCGGTGGTGGTTTGCTGGATGGTGTCTTAGGAATGATGCTGTGGAATCAAACGAAAGAAGCAAAAGAAACAAAAGTCGATAATTTCCCTAACCTATAGCAATGTAAGAGATAGCTAGAACAAATCAAAACCCAAATAAGTGAAGGCGGCACTCCGTGCCGCCTTCACTTATTTGGGTTTTATGTCTTAAGCAAAACTTACATTGCTATATCTCTCTAGTCAAACTTTGCAAAACTCGACTCAAAGTAAAGAGTGCAGCGCAATGCGCTGCACTCTTTACTATCTATAACAAAACTAGATGAGGGGTAATATTAATGCTTACAGGAATAGGTGAAGACTTGGCAGGAAAGCTCGCCAAATATAAGCGACAAGACTCCCATTTACCTTGAACTGGAACTGACAACAAACTGCAATATCCACCGTTTCGACCTTGTGGAGCATAATTTTTACAGAATCGGCAGTTCATAAAAACCTCATACATCCAGATTCAATCGATATTATTGTTGCTCCTGTTGTCCTCCTATCCTGTGATTGATTGCTACATTAATAGTGATCTTGATCACCATCAATATTCCTAAAAGCTAATTGCTAAAAGCTAATTGCTAAAAGCTAATTGCTAAAAGCTAATTGCTAAAAGCTAATTGCTAAAAGCTAATTGCTAAAAGCTAATTGCTAAAAGCTAATTGCTAAAAGCTATAATTACCAAACGGACAAAATTTTTGAATAGTCTAGGTAGTCATTGAGCGTGCCAAAAGTCGGTATTGTCTATAACGACGCAAAACCAGTCGCTGAGCAGGTCGCATTGGATATGAAGTTGTGGCTTGAAAAGCGCAATATTCAGACTGTGCTGGCGACAGGAAATGGCGGTATTTTGGGCTATGGTAAGCCAGATGCTCCCGTATGCCATACACCAATCGAAAGCCTAGTTCCCATAGGCTTCAATCGCGACATTATGTTTGTCGTGGCTTTAGGCGGAGATGGTACTGTCTTATCGGCTTGTCGCCAAATTGCCCCATTAGGTTTATCCCTGCTCAATGTGAATACAGGGCATATGGGTTTTTTAACAGAAACTTACTTGACAGACTGGGAAGAAGCAATTTCCCAAATTGTCGAGGGACAATATGTCGTTGAACAGCGATCGATGATGACAGTGCGGGTCTACGATAGCCAAGGTCTACTGTGGGAGGCTCTGTCTCTCAATGAAATGGTATTGCATCGTGAGCCCCTGACTAGTATGTGTCATTTTGAGGTGCAGATTGGTCGCCATATGCCTGTAGATATTGCGGCAGATGGGGTCATTATTTCTACTCCCACTGGCTCAACTGCCTATGCCCTATCCGCAGGTGGTCCCGTCATTGAACCTGGCATTCCTGTATTTCAGCTAATTCCCATTTGCGCCCATTCCATGGCATCACGGGCTTTAGTCTTTGCTAATACTGAAAAAACGATCGTTACTCCCGCAAATCGTCATCGTTTGGTGTTAGTGGTTGATGGTAATGCAGGGTGCTATGTTTATCCCGACTATCGAGTTGAGGTTGAGCGATCGCAATATCCTGCAAGGTTTATTCGCCTCCAAAAAGGTGAATTCTTTAAGGTTTTACGGGAAAAGTTAGGGTGGGGATTACCACATATTTCTAAGCCAACTTCAGTGGATTGGTCTTAAAATCACCTACTATTTGAGAGCTATGCAAGACATGGCTCTCAAATAAAATACACTCAAATAAAATACACTCAAAGCATATCCAAGGACGCTATGAGTCAAGGTCTTAACTTTGCAAACCAAGATTTGCGCGATCGCTCCTTTCAAGGTAAAAACCTGATCGGGGCTGACTTTAGTGGCGCGGATCTGCGTGGATGTAACTTTTATCGCTCTCAACTAAAGTTTGCCAATTTTGCTAATGTGCGGACTGGCAGAAGTCCAAGGCAAATTGCGATCGCCAACTTTATCTCGTTTGTGATGGCAGTGATGTTTGCAGGAACAGCTTTGATTGCGACGATCCTACTGATCACCTTTATCCTCACTTTCATCTTTGGTACAAATATTGTTAATCGCGAGACAATCTATTGGGTGGCGATTATCGCGATTGTGGTATTTGCCGTAGGCTTTGCGATCGCCTTTACAATCAACTTCACGTTCTCTCATAGCAAAGGAATTTTTACCGCAATTCCTATTACTCTGATTATTGCCTTTGTGTCAGGATACTTTGGCTCAACATTTACAAAAATCTTAGTTTCTGGTGCTTTTAATGCGATCGCAGGTTCGATTAAATTTAATAGCTTCACGGCTTTACTCACTTTTTTAGCGATCGAGCCATTACAAGTTTTTGGCAGTCTCTACTTATTTCGCATTGCCATCAATGCCTCACGCACAGCTATAGGCACACAATTTCAGTATGCTGATCTCACTAAAGCTTCATTTCACAAGGCAACTTTAATTAGTTGTGACTTTACTAACGCAATTACAGATGACGTTAATTGGGAACAAGCCCAAATATCCCGATGCAAATTATAGCAATCGTCCAATTACATAAACCCCAAGAAGAGAATGGTGGCGCGAAGCGCCACCATTCTCTTCTTGGGGTTTTATTTTGTCCTAACACAAGCGACAGCAGCTATATAAACAAAATAAAAAAGAAGGGACGCAAAGCGTCCCTTCTTTTTTATTCGTCTTCAGCGAACTGATAACGGAATAGATCCTTAGGATCGGGTTCAGGAGAAGTTTCGGCAAAGCGAACACATTCCTCAACTACATCACGAATCTTCTTATCAATATCTTTCAACTGACCTTCATTGACTAAACCATGCTCAAGAGCGCGGCTAGCAAAGATTTTAATCGGATCGCGTCCAAACCATTTGTCCTTGTCTTCCTTGCTGCGTAGCTCATCGGGGTCAGCGAGGGAGTGACCTCTAAAGCGATAGGTCATACATTCTAAAACCGTAGGACCTTCACCCGCACGGGCGCGGCGGATTGCCTCTTGAGCATATTTCCGCACCTCGACTACATCCATGCCATCAACTTCAAATCCAGGCATCCCAAAAGCTTCTGCTTTCTTATGGATGCGGACATCAGAAGTTGCACGAACATGCTTCATCCCGATCGCCCAGTCATTATTTTCAATTACAAAAATAATGGGCAACTTCCACAAAGCCGCCATGTTCAGCGTCTCGAAGAATTGACCATTATTACTTGCGCCATCACCAAAGAAACAAGCGGTAACTTGGTCAGCATTAGGATCGCCCATTACTTCGCGGCGATATTTGGACTGAAATGCTGCACCAGCCGCTACAGGAATACCTTCAGAAACGAAGGCATAACCACCTAAGAAATTATGCTTAGCAGAGAAGATGTGCATGGAGCCTCCACGCCCCTTACTACATCCTGTTTCTTTACCAAACAGTTCCGCCATGACTTCATTGGCTGTGACACCTGCACTGAGGGCATGAACGTGATCGCGGTAGGTGCTACATACATAGTCATCGGGGCGCATTGCCTTGATCACGCCAGTAGCAACGGCTTCTTGACCATTGTACAAATGCACAAACCCAAACATTCTTCCGCGATAATACATTTCAGCGCACTTATCCTCAAAAGTACGCCCCAGTACCATGTCTTCGTAAACAATTAGGGCTTCTTCTGTGGTCATGTTAGGTGCAGAAGTCGAAACAGTTGCAACGGTATCTTGAGGCATCGATTCAGTACTGGTGCTAATCTTAAAAATTTTTCTTTTGCTAGTCTAGCAGCGAATGACTATTGCAGTACAGCGATCGCAGGGGCATATCGCTAGATCTTTCTCAACCTACGCAAATCGATTTTGGCGCGGAGTTCATCTTTGATTCTTGCCAAGATCGAATCTTCATCAATGGTTTCCAAAATTCTTTTAACCACAGCTTTCGGTCCATCGGCTCCCCATGATGCACCATTGGCGAGATATTCCTTCGTGACTAGTCCCAGCGCATAGGTGGAGAAACCCGCCACACCTGCTTGGGCGATCGCTACCGACACATACCCACCCATCGTAAGACCACCTGTTACAGGAGCCGCGATACCGAGCAAACTTTTGAGAGAACTTAAGCCAAAGGTAGCTAGAAATTCACTTGCGCCGATGCCGCCCATACCCAGTGCAATTTTTTGCATCAGCGAAATTGCGCCACGATTACTCATGTTAATGCCGTAGAGCTTTGATAGCGCCACAATCATCGACACGTCGATAATCGCACTGGTAATTACATCAACTACGGTAATAGGATTAACCGCGATCGCCACGGCTTGCGTAATCACACAATTCCAAATGATGCGATTGGCTTGGCGATCGCGGACAAACATTTTGCGTTGGACTACGCGCTCCTGCACCATATCCGCAAACATCATGGTATTTAGCGCAATCAGAGATTTCCCTTCGCGATCAAGTACCTCAAGGATTTTCAGCTTTAAATCTTCAATTTGCGGTTTACCATTAACTAGCTCTGCCTCA containing:
- a CDS encoding NAD(+) kinase, with the translated sequence MPKVGIVYNDAKPVAEQVALDMKLWLEKRNIQTVLATGNGGILGYGKPDAPVCHTPIESLVPIGFNRDIMFVVALGGDGTVLSACRQIAPLGLSLLNVNTGHMGFLTETYLTDWEEAISQIVEGQYVVEQRSMMTVRVYDSQGLLWEALSLNEMVLHREPLTSMCHFEVQIGRHMPVDIAADGVIISTPTGSTAYALSAGGPVIEPGIPVFQLIPICAHSMASRALVFANTEKTIVTPANRHRLVLVVDGNAGCYVYPDYRVEVERSQYPARFIRLQKGEFFKVLREKLGWGLPHISKPTSVDWS
- the pdhA gene encoding pyruvate dehydrogenase (acetyl-transferring) E1 component subunit alpha yields the protein MPQDTVATVSTSAPNMTTEEALIVYEDMVLGRTFEDKCAEMYYRGRMFGFVHLYNGQEAVATGVIKAMRPDDYVCSTYRDHVHALSAGVTANEVMAELFGKETGCSKGRGGSMHIFSAKHNFLGGYAFVSEGIPVAAGAAFQSKYRREVMGDPNADQVTACFFGDGASNNGQFFETLNMAALWKLPIIFVIENNDWAIGMKHVRATSDVRIHKKAEAFGMPGFEVDGMDVVEVRKYAQEAIRRARAGEGPTVLECMTYRFRGHSLADPDELRSKEDKDKWFGRDPIKIFASRALEHGLVNEGQLKDIDKKIRDVVEECVRFAETSPEPDPKDLFRYQFAEDE
- a CDS encoding pentapeptide repeat-containing protein encodes the protein MSQGLNFANQDLRDRSFQGKNLIGADFSGADLRGCNFYRSQLKFANFANVRTGRSPRQIAIANFISFVMAVMFAGTALIATILLITFILTFIFGTNIVNRETIYWVAIIAIVVFAVGFAIAFTINFTFSHSKGIFTAIPITLIIAFVSGYFGSTFTKILVSGAFNAIAGSIKFNSFTALLTFLAIEPLQVFGSLYLFRIAINASRTAIGTQFQYADLTKASFHKATLISCDFTNAITDDVNWEQAQISRCKL